The Desulfuromonas sp. genome includes a window with the following:
- a CDS encoding phosphate ABC transporter ATP-binding protein, which produces MQATATIKREFADTANAPPVSREYVLAGEEIKIATKGLNFYYDEQQALFDNDLKVAAKRVTAIIGPSGCGKSTHLRTYNRIYELYRGQRVTGEVLLDGENILTGDCDPLELRRKVGMIFQKPTPFPMSVFDNVAYGVKQHYQVNKGELQDRVEQALRQAALWDDVKDKLNKPGTALSGGQQQRLCIARAIAVEPEVLLMDEPTSAIDPVATARIEELINELKERYTIVIVTNNMQQAARISDYTAFFYQGEIVEFDQTDQLFTNPVNKQTEDYITGRFG; this is translated from the coding sequence ATGCAAGCAACTGCAACCATCAAACGTGAATTCGCCGACACGGCCAATGCTCCACCGGTGAGCCGGGAATACGTGCTGGCCGGCGAAGAGATCAAGATCGCGACCAAAGGGCTCAATTTCTATTACGATGAGCAGCAGGCGCTGTTTGACAATGATCTTAAGGTCGCGGCCAAAAGGGTGACTGCCATTATCGGCCCTTCCGGCTGCGGCAAGTCGACCCACTTGCGAACCTACAACCGCATCTATGAGCTCTACCGAGGTCAACGGGTCACCGGTGAAGTCCTGCTTGACGGCGAGAATATCTTGACCGGTGATTGCGATCCACTTGAGCTGCGGCGCAAGGTCGGGATGATCTTCCAGAAACCGACACCGTTTCCGATGAGTGTCTTCGATAATGTTGCCTACGGCGTCAAGCAGCACTACCAGGTCAATAAGGGAGAACTGCAGGACCGGGTCGAACAGGCGCTCCGCCAGGCGGCGCTCTGGGACGATGTGAAGGACAAGCTCAACAAGCCGGGCACGGCCCTCTCCGGTGGTCAGCAGCAGCGGCTCTGCATCGCCCGCGCCATCGCCGTTGAGCCGGAGGTACTGTTGATGGATGAGCCGACCTCGGCGATCGATCCGGTTGCCACGGCCCGCATCGAGGAGTTGATCAACGAGCTCAAGGAGCGCTACACCATTGTTATCGTCACCAACAACATGCAGCAGGCGGCCCGAATTTCCGATTACACCGCTTTTTTCTACCAGGGTGAAATCGTCGAATTCGACCAGACCGACCAGCTCTTCACCAACCCGGTCAACAAGCAGACCGAAGATTACATTACCGGACGTTTTGGTTAG
- the pstA gene encoding phosphate ABC transporter, permease protein PstA, translated as MKPRNIQKRKLIDLAVRLFSGAAAIFGIAMLGWILGTVMLKGAAAINWEFFTELPAPPGLPGGGLANAIFGTLYITFLAVLIGVPVGLAAGIWLAEFGNESKLAEAVRFGANLLMGTPSIIIGVFVFVIMVSTTGHFSGLAGAVALAIIMLPVVARTTEDMLVLVPSALREAALALGVPRWKATLGVVFRAARSGLLTGTLLAVARVSGETAPLLFTALNSPYWPSSVNEPTANLTVTIYNYAMSPYDDWQTLAWGASLLIAASVLGTTILTRTILWYRSK; from the coding sequence ATGAAGCCGAGAAATATCCAAAAACGCAAACTGATCGATCTTGCGGTTCGACTGTTCAGCGGTGCTGCCGCCATATTCGGTATCGCCATGCTCGGCTGGATTCTCGGGACCGTTATGCTCAAAGGGGCGGCGGCGATCAACTGGGAATTTTTCACCGAGCTGCCGGCGCCTCCGGGGCTACCGGGCGGCGGACTCGCCAACGCGATTTTCGGCACCCTCTATATTACCTTTCTGGCGGTGTTGATCGGTGTACCGGTTGGCCTCGCCGCCGGCATCTGGCTGGCCGAGTTCGGTAATGAGTCGAAGCTCGCCGAAGCGGTCCGCTTCGGCGCCAACCTGCTGATGGGAACACCGTCGATTATTATCGGTGTTTTCGTCTTCGTGATCATGGTTTCGACAACCGGACACTTTTCCGGACTGGCCGGTGCGGTCGCTCTTGCGATCATCATGCTGCCGGTCGTCGCCCGCACGACCGAGGATATGCTGGTGCTGGTTCCCTCGGCCCTGCGCGAGGCGGCCCTGGCGCTCGGGGTACCACGCTGGAAGGCGACCCTCGGCGTTGTTTTCCGGGCCGCCAGGTCAGGCCTGCTTACCGGGACCCTGCTCGCGGTCGCCCGGGTCAGCGGCGAAACGGCGCCGCTACTCTTCACCGCCCTCAACAGCCCGTACTGGCCGTCGTCGGTGAACGAGCCGACCGCCAACCTGACAGTCACCATCTACAATTACGCCATGTCGCCTTACGACGACTGGCAGACCCTCGCCTGGGGCGCTTCGCTGCTGATAGCGGCCAGCGTCCTCGGCACCACAATACTGACACGAACCATCCTCTGGTACAGGAGTAAGTAG
- a CDS encoding PAS domain-containing sensor histidine kinase, protein MKKVRLLWHLFPAFLILTLGAVIAVSWYVTTTLNDFHIAQVEKSLTAQATLVADRISGKLDRSNSPDLDALSKRLGRETETRITIILPNGEVLADSKEDPARMDNHARRPEVAAALLGKTGVSTRYSRTLSQNQMYVALPVIADAEIAGAVRTAIPVTEIDATLAAAHGEIAGAGLLVAIVLAIISLLLARRITRPLEQMRQGAEKFAIGELARRLPTTGAEEVAALAASLNNMAAQLDERFQTVIRQRNELEAVLTSMIEGVLAVDNHEQILRINRAGAELFETDIQKAVGRPVQEVLRKAELQQFIADSLQAKNPIERDLMLLSGNSEIQLQAHGSPLLNANKQKIGTLVVVNDVTRLRRLENLRRDFVANVSHELKTPITAIKGWAETLRETDDSLSEEQQRPVEIIVRQADRLNAIINDLLNLSRLEQEQDQAGIDIQITAVRPVIEASIQACSVEVKKKGIEIIVHCSDELQMEANPQLIEQALINLLNNAIKYSDDKVRIIVEAVEDQSGLYLKVRDFGCGIPEEHLPRLFERFYRVDTARSREMGGTGLGLAIVKHIAQIHKGKVEVYSRLSEGTTFTLVLPRKDAEETD, encoded by the coding sequence ATGAAAAAAGTCCGGCTACTCTGGCATCTATTCCCCGCTTTTCTGATTCTGACCCTCGGTGCAGTCATTGCGGTCAGCTGGTACGTCACCACCACCCTGAATGATTTTCACATCGCCCAGGTCGAAAAGAGCCTCACCGCCCAAGCGACCCTCGTCGCCGACCGGATCAGCGGCAAGCTCGATCGGAGCAATTCGCCGGATCTCGATGCATTGAGCAAGAGACTCGGCAGGGAAACCGAAACACGCATTACCATTATCCTGCCCAACGGTGAGGTCCTGGCGGATTCGAAAGAGGATCCGGCCCGGATGGACAATCACGCCCGTCGGCCTGAAGTCGCTGCCGCCCTGCTCGGCAAAACAGGCGTATCGACACGCTACAGCCGAACGCTTTCGCAGAACCAGATGTATGTTGCCTTGCCGGTGATAGCGGATGCTGAAATAGCCGGAGCTGTCCGTACGGCTATCCCGGTGACCGAGATTGATGCCACCCTCGCCGCCGCCCATGGCGAGATTGCCGGGGCCGGGCTTCTGGTAGCGATTGTCCTGGCCATCATCTCTCTCCTGCTGGCCCGCCGCATCACCCGGCCGCTCGAGCAGATGCGCCAGGGAGCTGAAAAGTTTGCTATCGGCGAGCTCGCAAGAAGGCTGCCGACTACCGGGGCCGAAGAGGTCGCCGCCCTCGCTGCATCGCTCAACAACATGGCAGCCCAGCTCGACGAACGCTTCCAGACCGTTATCCGTCAGCGCAATGAACTGGAGGCGGTTCTGACCAGCATGATCGAAGGGGTTCTGGCGGTCGACAATCATGAGCAGATTTTACGAATCAACCGGGCCGGCGCCGAACTTTTCGAGACCGATATTCAGAAGGCGGTCGGCCGCCCGGTACAGGAGGTACTGCGCAAGGCAGAACTGCAACAGTTCATTGCCGATTCACTGCAAGCAAAAAATCCGATAGAGAGGGACCTGATGCTGCTATCCGGCAACTCTGAGATCCAGCTGCAGGCCCACGGATCACCACTTCTTAATGCAAATAAACAGAAAATCGGCACCCTGGTAGTAGTCAATGACGTCACCCGGTTGCGGCGACTCGAAAACCTGCGCCGTGATTTCGTCGCCAATGTCTCCCATGAGCTGAAGACTCCGATCACAGCAATCAAGGGCTGGGCCGAAACCCTGCGCGAGACCGATGACTCGCTATCCGAGGAGCAGCAACGACCAGTCGAAATCATTGTCCGCCAGGCCGATCGGCTCAATGCCATCATTAACGATCTACTCAATCTGTCGCGCCTCGAGCAAGAACAGGATCAGGCCGGAATCGATATTCAGATAACAGCCGTTCGGCCGGTGATTGAAGCGTCTATCCAGGCCTGCAGTGTTGAAGTCAAAAAAAAGGGAATCGAGATCATCGTTCATTGCTCAGATGAACTTCAAATGGAAGCCAACCCGCAATTAATTGAGCAGGCGTTGATCAACCTGTTGAACAATGCAATCAAGTATAGCGATGACAAGGTAAGGATAATCGTTGAGGCGGTAGAAGATCAATCGGGTCTGTACCTGAAGGTTCGCGACTTCGGCTGCGGCATTCCGGAGGAACATCTGCCACGCCTCTTTGAACGCTTCTACCGGGTCGATACGGCCCGCAGCCGCGAGATGGGCGGAACCGGTCTCGGCCTGGCAATCGTCAAACATATCGCCCAGATTCACAAAGGGAAAGTGGAGGTTTACAGCAGGTTAAGCGAAGGGACCACCTTTACCCTGGTCCTCCCCCGGAAAGATGCAGAGGAAACCGACTGA
- the phoU gene encoding phosphate transport system regulatory protein PhoU has translation MTGHMEREIGKLKKTILALAAVVEESVKQAVIALEKRDTELARKIIQKDLEVNQREVELEEDCLKILALHQPVAADLRFIVAVLKINNDLERIGDLAANMAARTVDLVNNKAKQAPFDLEKMAEKVELMLEKALDALVNYDIKLANEAIRLDDEVDQMHKDAFSAIKEKIRENTDEMDAQINYLSISRYLERIADLATNIAEDVVYLIEGKIVRHIL, from the coding sequence ATGACTGGACACATGGAACGAGAAATCGGCAAGCTGAAAAAAACGATTCTGGCGCTCGCCGCCGTGGTCGAGGAGAGCGTCAAACAGGCGGTCATCGCCCTGGAAAAGCGCGATACCGAGCTGGCCAGAAAAATCATCCAGAAGGATCTTGAAGTCAACCAGCGGGAAGTCGAGCTTGAAGAGGATTGCCTGAAGATCCTCGCTCTGCACCAGCCGGTGGCGGCCGACCTCCGCTTCATCGTCGCCGTGCTCAAGATCAACAACGATCTCGAGCGGATTGGCGATCTCGCGGCCAATATGGCCGCCCGCACCGTCGATCTGGTTAACAACAAAGCTAAACAGGCACCGTTTGATCTCGAAAAAATGGCCGAAAAGGTCGAATTGATGCTCGAGAAGGCGCTCGACGCCCTGGTCAACTACGATATCAAACTCGCCAACGAGGCGATTCGTCTCGACGACGAGGTCGACCAGATGCACAAGGATGCTTTCAGTGCGATCAAGGAAAAGATCAGGGAGAACACCGACGAGATGGACGCGCAGATCAACTACCTGTCTATTTCGCGCTACCTTGAGCGGATCGCCGACCTGGCAACCAATATCGCCGAGGATGTTGTTTATCTGATCGAAGGGAAGATCGTACGGCATATCCTGTAA